The following nucleotide sequence is from Kiritimatiella glycovorans.
GATTCGGGAAAAGTCTGCTTCGTACAGATACGCACGCAGGTCCGGCCCGCGTCGGCGGGATCGCAGAAGATATAGAGCCCGGGCCCTTCGAGACTCGAGCCGTGATAGAGGCCGTAGTACACCCCGTGGGCATACCCGATCCCGTGCCAGTCACTGTAGGTGTCCGTCCCGCTGATCAGCGGGAGTGACGTCGCCCCGTCGTACTCGTGCAGCCCCGTCCCGCCGAAGCTCGTGCCGCGATTGATCACGAAGTAGTGATCGCCATCGAATCCGAGGCCCTGCCAGCTCACCCCGGGGAACGGCCATTCACCCACCCGCTTCGAGGTCTCGAACGGGTGCTCCGGATCGGTAAAGGTGTAGATCCCCTCCGGGGCCTCGCCGCCGCGGTAGAAACCCGCGAACACGGCGTCCGCCCTTACACTTTCAACGGCGGTCGCCAGGAGCAGGAGTCCGAGCCCGCCCGCTGAAATACTGCGCTTCATACCGGAAATCCTTTTTTGCAGTGCGCTCTGCGCGCATAGTATATGGATGCTCACAATCCGCGCTTTCCTGAGAGGAAGTGCGGGTTTTATATTTGCATTTTATGCAAATGCTGAACTATATAGTGAAACCTTTATAGATTGGTTCAGGTGGGATCACAAGGCAAAACGGATTAGGTTGCGGGCATTCGTCCTGAAAGGTGCCTGAAAACATCGGATGGTAAGGGAGTGACATGAGAATACTGCCCTCGTTTCTGAAGGGAATACGTATTCTGGAGTGCATCGCTGCGGAACCGCGCGGCGTGAGGCTGAAGGATATCGCGGACCGGCTTGAGCTTCCGGCCTCGAACGTGACGCTCTATCTCAACACGCTGGTGGCATCCGGGGTCGCCTTGCGCGATCCGGTCAACAAACGCTACTGCATCGCGCCCGAGGCGATCGAACAGTTTAGAACCGCGGGCGAAGGCCTCGTGCACCGGCTCGTCCCGTGCGCGGAGGAGCCGATGAAAAAGCTGCACGCCCGGTTCAACGAGAACGTGTTGCTCGGCTATCCGAAGGCGCACTCGGTCATCTTCATCAAACACCTGACCTCGCGTCACGTGATGCGGATCGGGATCGAACCTGTCCCGGAATTCCCGATGCACGTGACCGCCGCCGGACGCGCCATCCTGGCCTATCTGCCGCAACGCGAACTGGATCGCTATTTAGACCAGGCTTCCTTCCGCAAGATCACGTCCAGAACCGTGACCTCGAAAAAGACGCTGCAGGCGATCTTTGAAGAGGTGCGC
It contains:
- a CDS encoding IclR family transcriptional regulator encodes the protein MRILPSFLKGIRILECIAAEPRGVRLKDIADRLELPASNVTLYLNTLVASGVALRDPVNKRYCIAPEAIEQFRTAGEGLVHRLVPCAEEPMKKLHARFNENVLLGYPKAHSVIFIKHLTSRHVMRIGIEPVPEFPMHVTAAGRAILAYLPQRELDRYLDQASFRKITSRTVTSKKTLQAIFEEVRERGFAFNPGEFEEDVMALAAPIRVAGRAIASLTVQYPTIRHTQDEVLTYGPAVVEQAAAVERALNARTEAPSPG